A window of Solea senegalensis isolate Sse05_10M linkage group LG20, IFAPA_SoseM_1, whole genome shotgun sequence contains these coding sequences:
- the LOC122786639 gene encoding cathepsin K-like, with translation MHILCVLLLLTCLVLGRSSPALSKLWEEWKMEHRKVYNNQTELSFRRAVWQKNVHLVLRHNQEAAAGKHSFTLGLNHLADMTTEEINEKLNGLRLEEPVPLRNYTLKDVSGLPMPQSVDWRKEGLVTPVQNQGLCGSCWAFSSMGALEGQMKKKTGILVPLSPQNLVDCSTADGNRGCRGGFISKAFSYVIRNRGVDSEKFYPYQQKVVTLMLVGWMNG, from the exons atgcacattctgtgtgtgctgttgctTCTGACCTGTCTGGTCCTCGGCCGATCTTCACCTGCTTTAAGCAAGTTGTGGGAAGAGTGGAAAATGGAACATCGTAAGGTTTATAACAATCAG acGGAGCTGAGCTTCAGGAGAGCTGTGTGGCAGAAGAACGTGCACTTGGTGCTGAGACACAACCAGGAGGCCGCGGCGGGAAAACACAGCTTCACTTTGGGACTGAATCACTTGGCTGACATG ACAACGGAGGAGATCAACGAGAAGCTGAACGGCCTGAGGCTGGAAGAGCCTGTTCCTTTAAGAAATTACACTTTAAAGGACGTGAGTGGATTACCCATGCCTCAGAGTGTGGACTGGAGGAAGGAGGGTCTGGTCACTCCTGTCCAAAACCAA GGTCTGTGCGGGTCCTGCTGGGCCTTCAGCTCTATGGGAGCTCTCGAGggacagatgaagaagaaaaccgGGATCCTGGTTCCCCTGAGTCCACAGAACCTGGTGGACTGCAGCACCGCTGATGGAAACAGAGGCTGCAGAGGAGGATTCATCTCCAAAGCCTTCAGCTACGTCATCCGCAACAGAGGCGTCGACTCTGAGAAGTTTTACCCTTACCAACAAAAGGTTGTGACACTCatgttggttggttggatgaatgga